Proteins found in one Xenopus laevis strain J_2021 chromosome 1L, Xenopus_laevis_v10.1, whole genome shotgun sequence genomic segment:
- the LOC108712768 gene encoding DNA-binding protein RFX2 isoform X2 has product MQNSDSGSDSATSVALRTSASAQAPVVQPVPASQQVQTVQHVYPAQVQYVEGDTVYTNGAIRTAYSYNAEAQIYAPSSGSSYFDSQGGGAQVTTVVSSPTAIPSHSMVGIAMDVSGSQIISSSGAYLIHGGLENSRHTPSHTSRTFPATLEMAIENLQKNEGITSHKSSLLNSHLQWLLDNYETAEGVSLPRSSLYNHYLRHCQDHKLDPVNAASFGKLIRSVFMGLRTRRLGTRGNSKYHYYGIRLKPDSPLNRLQEDTQYMAIRQQPIHQKQRYRPAQKMDGMGDNPANSSQHTSPEQSVAAQSQHHQQFIDTSHVFPDFPAPDLGSLLLPEGITMTDIKNLQLMYRRHCEATIDVVMNLQFQYIEKLWQAFWNSKPSSPDGSSAMSSEDEQEPTIPKDKLMVLCKYEPIMRWMRNCDHILYQALVEILIPDVLRPVPSTLTQAIRNFAKSLEGWLTNAMCDFPQQIVHAKVGVVSAFAQTLRRYTSLNHLAQAARAVLQNTSQINQMLSDLNRVDFANVQEQASWVCQCEEGMVQKLEQDFKLTLQQQSSLDQWANWLDNVVTQVLKPHEGSPSFPKAARQFLLKWSFYSSMVIRDLTLRSAASFGSFHLIRLLYDEYMFYLVEHRVAQATGETPIAVMGEFSDFASMSPVLTDKDDVSEPGSDTDGDPRISGQPPVKRERVDLNHSMQEM; this is encoded by the exons GTCCAGACTGTCCAACATGTCTATCCAGCTCAAGTGCAGTATGTGGAAGGGGATACAGTGTACACCAATGGAGCCAT CCGTACAGCTTACTCCTACAATGCGGAAGCCCAGATCTACGCGCCCAGCAGTGGATCCTCCTACTTTGACTCTCAAGGAGGCGGTGCTCAGGTCACCACAGTGGTCTCTAGCCCTACAGCAATCCCTTCCCACAGTATGGTGGGTATCGCCATGGATGTGAGTGGCAGCCAGATCATCTCTAGTTCTGGAGCATACCTTATTCATGGAGGACTGGAGAATTCTCGCCATACACCCTCTCACACTTCTCGTACCTTTCCTGCTACG CTTGAAATGGCGATTGAAAATCTCCAAAAAAATGAAGGCATCACTTCTCACAAAAGCAGCTTGCTCAACAGCCAT CTTCAGTGGCTGCTGGATAATTATGAGACAGCGGAAGGCGTGAGCCTCCCTCGCAGCTCACTTTATAATCACTACCTGCGGCACTGCCAGGACCACAAACTTGATCCAGTTAATGCGGCATCCTTTGGCAAACTCATTCGCTCAGTGTTCATGGGCCTGAGAACACGACGACTTGGTACCAG agGTAACTCAAAATACCATTATTATGGCATTCGTCTGAAGCCAGATTCTCCTCTGAACCGCCTGCAGGAGGATACACAGTATATGGCAATAAGACAGCAACCCATCCACCAGAAGCAAAG ATACAGGCCTGCACAGAAGATGGATGGAATGGGAGATAATCCAGCCAACAGCAGCCAACATACCTCTCCAGAACAATCTGTTGCAGCTCAAAGTCAGCATCATCAGCAATTTATAG atacATCACATGTGTTCCCAGACTTCCCAGCACCTGATTTGGGCAGTTTGCTGTTACCAGAAGGCATCACTATGACCGACATAAAAAATCTCCAGCTTATGTACCGGCGGCACTGTGAG GCTACAATTGATGTAGTGATGAATCTACAGTTCCAGTACATTGAGAAGCTATGGCAGGCTTTCTGGAACTCCAAGCCTTCTTCTCCTGATGGTTCCAGTGCAATGAGCAG TGAGGATGAACAGGAGCCAACTATCCCAAAAGACAAGCTGATGGTGCTTTGTAAATATGAACCCATTATGAGGTGGATGAGAAACTGTGATCACATTCTTTACCAAGCGCTGGTGGAGATACTCATCCCTGATGTACTAAGACCTGTTCCCA GTACTTTGACCCAGGCAATTCGGAATTTTGCCAAGAGTTTGGAGGGCTGGCTTACCAATGCCATGTGTGATTTCCCACAGCAGATAGTTCATGCCAAG GTTGGAGTAGTAAGTGCTTTTGCACAAACGCTTCGCCGTTACACGTCCTTAAATCATTTGGCTCAAGCTGCAAGAGCTGTGCTTCAGAATACATCACAGATTAATCAAATGCTCAGTGATCTAAATCGTGTGGACTTTGCCAATGTCCAG GAGCAGGCTTCTTGGGTGTGCCAGTGTGAAGAAGGTATGGTGCAGAAACTGGAGCAAGATTTCAAGCTAACCCTGCAGCAGCAGAGCTCATTGGACCAATGGGCAAATTGGTTGGACAATGTTGTCACTCAGGTGCTGAAACCACATGAAGGAAGCCCCAGCTTCCCAAAGGCAGCCAGACAGTTTCTTCTCAAATGGTCATTTTACAG TTCGATGGTGATTCGAGACCTTACTCTGCGCAGTGCTGCCAGCTTTGGATCTTTCCACCTTATACGCCTGCTTTATGATGAGTACATGTTCTACTTGGTGGAACACAGAGTGGCACAGGCAACAGGGGAGACTCCCATTGCAGTAATGGGGGAG tttagtGACTTTGCTTCAATGTCTCCTGTGCTAACCGATAAag ACGATGTCAGTGAACCTGGGAGTGATACAGATGGGGATCCTCGCATTTCCGGTCAACCTCCAGTTAAAAGAGAACGTGTGGATCTGAACCACTCGATGCAAGAAATGTAG
- the LOC108712768 gene encoding DNA-binding protein RFX2 isoform X1 — protein sequence MQNSDSGSDSATSVALRTSASAQAPVVQPVPASQQRSLSQASGSAPKGGHGQGISVPRAHQLQQQVQTVQHVYPAQVQYVEGDTVYTNGAIRTAYSYNAEAQIYAPSSGSSYFDSQGGGAQVTTVVSSPTAIPSHSMVGIAMDVSGSQIISSSGAYLIHGGLENSRHTPSHTSRTFPATLEMAIENLQKNEGITSHKSSLLNSHLQWLLDNYETAEGVSLPRSSLYNHYLRHCQDHKLDPVNAASFGKLIRSVFMGLRTRRLGTRGNSKYHYYGIRLKPDSPLNRLQEDTQYMAIRQQPIHQKQRYRPAQKMDGMGDNPANSSQHTSPEQSVAAQSQHHQQFIDTSHVFPDFPAPDLGSLLLPEGITMTDIKNLQLMYRRHCEATIDVVMNLQFQYIEKLWQAFWNSKPSSPDGSSAMSSEDEQEPTIPKDKLMVLCKYEPIMRWMRNCDHILYQALVEILIPDVLRPVPSTLTQAIRNFAKSLEGWLTNAMCDFPQQIVHAKVGVVSAFAQTLRRYTSLNHLAQAARAVLQNTSQINQMLSDLNRVDFANVQEQASWVCQCEEGMVQKLEQDFKLTLQQQSSLDQWANWLDNVVTQVLKPHEGSPSFPKAARQFLLKWSFYSSMVIRDLTLRSAASFGSFHLIRLLYDEYMFYLVEHRVAQATGETPIAVMGEFSDFASMSPVLTDKDDVSEPGSDTDGDPRISGQPPVKRERVDLNHSMQEM from the exons GTCCAGACTGTCCAACATGTCTATCCAGCTCAAGTGCAGTATGTGGAAGGGGATACAGTGTACACCAATGGAGCCAT CCGTACAGCTTACTCCTACAATGCGGAAGCCCAGATCTACGCGCCCAGCAGTGGATCCTCCTACTTTGACTCTCAAGGAGGCGGTGCTCAGGTCACCACAGTGGTCTCTAGCCCTACAGCAATCCCTTCCCACAGTATGGTGGGTATCGCCATGGATGTGAGTGGCAGCCAGATCATCTCTAGTTCTGGAGCATACCTTATTCATGGAGGACTGGAGAATTCTCGCCATACACCCTCTCACACTTCTCGTACCTTTCCTGCTACG CTTGAAATGGCGATTGAAAATCTCCAAAAAAATGAAGGCATCACTTCTCACAAAAGCAGCTTGCTCAACAGCCAT CTTCAGTGGCTGCTGGATAATTATGAGACAGCGGAAGGCGTGAGCCTCCCTCGCAGCTCACTTTATAATCACTACCTGCGGCACTGCCAGGACCACAAACTTGATCCAGTTAATGCGGCATCCTTTGGCAAACTCATTCGCTCAGTGTTCATGGGCCTGAGAACACGACGACTTGGTACCAG agGTAACTCAAAATACCATTATTATGGCATTCGTCTGAAGCCAGATTCTCCTCTGAACCGCCTGCAGGAGGATACACAGTATATGGCAATAAGACAGCAACCCATCCACCAGAAGCAAAG ATACAGGCCTGCACAGAAGATGGATGGAATGGGAGATAATCCAGCCAACAGCAGCCAACATACCTCTCCAGAACAATCTGTTGCAGCTCAAAGTCAGCATCATCAGCAATTTATAG atacATCACATGTGTTCCCAGACTTCCCAGCACCTGATTTGGGCAGTTTGCTGTTACCAGAAGGCATCACTATGACCGACATAAAAAATCTCCAGCTTATGTACCGGCGGCACTGTGAG GCTACAATTGATGTAGTGATGAATCTACAGTTCCAGTACATTGAGAAGCTATGGCAGGCTTTCTGGAACTCCAAGCCTTCTTCTCCTGATGGTTCCAGTGCAATGAGCAG TGAGGATGAACAGGAGCCAACTATCCCAAAAGACAAGCTGATGGTGCTTTGTAAATATGAACCCATTATGAGGTGGATGAGAAACTGTGATCACATTCTTTACCAAGCGCTGGTGGAGATACTCATCCCTGATGTACTAAGACCTGTTCCCA GTACTTTGACCCAGGCAATTCGGAATTTTGCCAAGAGTTTGGAGGGCTGGCTTACCAATGCCATGTGTGATTTCCCACAGCAGATAGTTCATGCCAAG GTTGGAGTAGTAAGTGCTTTTGCACAAACGCTTCGCCGTTACACGTCCTTAAATCATTTGGCTCAAGCTGCAAGAGCTGTGCTTCAGAATACATCACAGATTAATCAAATGCTCAGTGATCTAAATCGTGTGGACTTTGCCAATGTCCAG GAGCAGGCTTCTTGGGTGTGCCAGTGTGAAGAAGGTATGGTGCAGAAACTGGAGCAAGATTTCAAGCTAACCCTGCAGCAGCAGAGCTCATTGGACCAATGGGCAAATTGGTTGGACAATGTTGTCACTCAGGTGCTGAAACCACATGAAGGAAGCCCCAGCTTCCCAAAGGCAGCCAGACAGTTTCTTCTCAAATGGTCATTTTACAG TTCGATGGTGATTCGAGACCTTACTCTGCGCAGTGCTGCCAGCTTTGGATCTTTCCACCTTATACGCCTGCTTTATGATGAGTACATGTTCTACTTGGTGGAACACAGAGTGGCACAGGCAACAGGGGAGACTCCCATTGCAGTAATGGGGGAG tttagtGACTTTGCTTCAATGTCTCCTGTGCTAACCGATAAag ACGATGTCAGTGAACCTGGGAGTGATACAGATGGGGATCCTCGCATTTCCGGTCAACCTCCAGTTAAAAGAGAACGTGTGGATCTGAACCACTCGATGCAAGAAATGTAG